In a genomic window of Urocitellus parryii isolate mUroPar1 chromosome 11, mUroPar1.hap1, whole genome shotgun sequence:
- the Lmo4 gene encoding LIM domain transcription factor LMO4: MVNPGSSSQPPPVTAGSLSWKRCAGCGGKIADRFLLYAMDSYWHSRCLKCSCCQAQLGDIGTSCYTKSGMILCRNDYIRLFGNSGACSACGQSIPASELVMRAQGNVYHLKCFTCSTCRNRLVPGDRFHYINGSLFCEHDRPTALINGHLNSLQSNPLLPDQKVC, from the exons ATGGTGAATCCGGGCAGCAGCTCGCAGCCGCCCCCGGTGACGGCCGGCTCCCTCTCCTGGAAGCGGTGCGCAGGCTGCGGGGGCAAGATTGCAGACCGCTTTCTGCTCTATGCCATGGACAGCTATTGGCACAGCCGATGCCTCAAGTGCTCCTGCTGCCAGGCGCAGCTGGGAGACATCGGCACGTCTTGTTACACCAAGAGCGGCATGATCCTTTGCAGAAATGACTACATTAG GTTATTTGGGAATAGCGGTGCTTGCAGCGCTTGCGGACAGTCAATTCCTGCGAGTGAGCTCGTCATGAGGGCGCAAGGCAATGTGTATCATCTTAAG TGTTTTACATGCTCTACCTGCCGGAATCGCCTGGTCCCGGGAGATCGGTTTCACTACATCAATGGCAGTTTATTTTGTGAACATGATAGACCTACAGCTCTCATCAATGGCCATTTGAATTCACTTCAGAGCAATCCACTACTGCCAGACCAGAAG